From a single Salmo salar chromosome ssa22, Ssal_v3.1, whole genome shotgun sequence genomic region:
- the LOC123729694 gene encoding zinc finger protein 135 — protein sequence MESIDLERGGPSCSLSGYANGEIMTLEISDVSPDLLVLEVKDNNLPESNHGSLDTEMDADFYNDDGHGFANVELQFFPCDACEASFTSEPELEQHFISSHSICDIASERARPKAKSMEKEGVSPLHTCMTCGKVFKYLTSFRKHEETHIKALYTCKTCGKEFKYLTSFTKHQATHIVPRLRGNRKSIITVGLNVNQKVKGLHTCRHCGKGFKYLTSFIKHEKTHRITKKSRKKQRNPSSSEIIVRLEGNRKDATETCVRAIKKNRKNSDDTEDQDACILISSDDELPNTAEQQMPDSKCSPPFPSNSNRSPPFPSDSNRSPPFPSDSNRSPPFPSDSNRSPPFPSDSNRSPPFLSDSNRSFPSDSNRSPPFPSDSNRSPPFPSDSNRSPPFPSDSNRSPPFPSDSNRSPPFPSDSNRSPPFPSDSNRSPPFPSDSNRSPPFPSDSNRFSSFSF from the exons ATGGAGTCCATTGATTTGGAGAGGGGGGGCCCTTCTTGCTCTCTATCTGGATATGCCAATGGAGAGATAATGACCCTGGAGATCTCAGATGTCTCTCCAGACTTGCTTGTTCTCGAGGTAAAAGACAACAACCTACCTGAAAGTAACCATGGCAGCCTAGACACGGAGATGGATGCTGACTTTTATAATGATGATGGGCATG GTTTTGCGAATGTGGAACTCCAGTTCTTTCCATGTGATGCCTGCGAAGCCTCCTTCACTAGCGAACCAGAGCTGGAGCAGCACTTCATAAGCTCTCATTCAATATGTGATATAGCAAGTGAGAGAGCAAGACCGAAAGCCAAGTCAATGGAAAAAGAAGGTGTCTCACCCCTGCACACCTGCATGACTTGTGGGAAGGTGTTCAAATACCTAACTTCATTTCGAAAACATGAGGAAACTCATATCAAAGCCCTGTACACCTGCAAGACTTGTGGGAAGGAGTTTAAATACCTAACTTCATTCACAAAGCACCAGGCCACTCACATTGTACCAAGACTGAGAGGAAATCGAAAGTCAATCATAACAGTAGGCTTAAATGTCAATCAGAAAGTGAAAGGCCTTCACACCTGCAGGCACTGTGGTAAGGGGTTCAAATACCTAACTTCTTTcataaagcatgagaagactcACAGGATAACCAAAAAAAGCAGAAAAAAACAGAGGAACCCTTCAAGTTCTGAGATTATTGTACGTCTTGAAGGCAATAGGAAAGATGCCACAGAAACTTGTGTAAGGGCCATCAAGAAAAACAGGAAGAACAGCGACGATACTGAGGATCAGGATGCATGTATTCTAATATCTTCTGATGATGAACTACCCAACACTGCAGAGCAGCAAATGCCTGACTCTAAATGTTCTCCTCCTTTCCCTTCTAACTCTAACCGTTCTCCTCCTTTTCCTTCTGACTCTAACCGTTCTCCTCCTTTTCCTTCTGACTCTAACCGTTCTCCTCCTTTTCCTTCTGACTCTAACCGTTCTCCTCCTTTTCCTTCTGACTCTAACCGTTCTCCTCCTTTTCTTTCTGACTCTAACCGTTCTTTTCCTTCTGACTCTAACCGTTCTCCTCCTTTTCCTTCTGACTCTAACCGTTCTCCTCCTTTTCCTTCTGACTCTAACCGTTCTCCTCCTTTTCCTTCTGACTCTAACCGTTCTCCTCCTTTTCCTTCTGACTCTAACCGTTCTCCTCCTTTTCCTTCTGACTCTAACCGTTCTCCTCCTTTTCCTTCTGACTCTAACCGTTCTCCTCCTTTTCCTTCTGACTCTAACCGTTCTCCTCCTTTTCCTTCTGACTCTAACCGTTTCTCCTCCTTTTCCTTCTGA